From Anopheles darlingi chromosome 2, idAnoDarlMG_H_01, whole genome shotgun sequence, the proteins below share one genomic window:
- the LOC125960113 gene encoding proteasome subunit beta type-2 — protein sequence METLLGIRGPDFVMLAADCTHAHSIMVLKDDEEKISEVSDTVLMATMGEPGDRVQFTEYISKNILLYKMRNGYELGPKAAAHFTRRNLADYLRSRTPYNVNILLGGCDEVDGPQLHYIDYLANSLPVKYAAHGYGGMFVASIFDRYHHDRITKKEAYEIFRKGVAEIHRRLILNLPNFKVAVIDKEGIKYLDDITPESLKQPTAA from the exons ATGGAAACTCTGCTCGGAATCCGTGGTCCTGACTTTGTGATGCTAGCGGCCGATTGCACCCATGCACATTCGATCATGGTGCTAAAGGACG ATGAGGAAAAGATCTCCGAGGTCTCGGACACGGTACTGATGGCGACCATGGGTGAACCGGGCGATCGGGTACAGTTCACGGAGTACATCAGCAAAAACATTCTGCTCTACAAAATGCGCAACGGGTACGAGCTGGGCCCGAAGGCGGCGGCACACTTCACGCGCCGTAATCTGGCCGACTATCTGCGATCGCGCACGCCTTACAACGTAAACATTCTGCTCGGTGGCTGCGATGAGGTGGACGGCCCGCAGCTACACTACATCGACTATCTGGCCAACTCGCTGCCGGTCAAGTACGCCGCTCATGGGTACGGCGGAATGTTCGTGGCGAGTATcttcgatcggtaccatcaCGATCGGATCACGAAGAAGGAAGCGTACGAGATATTCCGCAAGGGGGTGGCCGAAATCCATCGACGCTTGATCCTGAATCTGCCAAACTTCAAGGTAGCGGTAATAGATAAGGAAGGCATCAAATATCTGGACGATATCACGCCGGAAAGCCTGAAGCAACCGACAGCCGCCTAA
- the LOC125960089 gene encoding minor histocompatibility antigen H13, protein MAEVVEEVIAQVQENLTATETEGATTNATGKIPSTPEGMALAYGTLVVMAMLPIFFGSVRSVKHHKEQKTAFQKTGEKPDTMSSHDAMMFPIMASCALFGLYMFFKIFSKENINFLLTGYFFFLGVMALSHLLSPVISSLIPASIPKIPYHLSFVQGPAEGGEKKSKEKRFLIDYRFTTHDIVCFIVALVISVWYLLQKHWIANNLLGIAFAVNGVELLHLNNVATGCILLCGLFVYDIFWVFGTNVMVTVARSFEAPIKLVFPQDLITNGLSASNFAVLGLGDIVIPGIFIALLLRFDNSLKRKSNTYFYATYIAYFVGLLATIFVMHVFKHAQPALLYLVPACLGTPLLLALLKGDIKKLLAYEDHPEEKTKEGSKKDAEKKEPQAKKETKKKESKKAK, encoded by the exons ATGGCCGAGGTAGTGGAGGAAGTGATCGCCCAGGTGCAGGAGAACTTAACGGCCACGGAGACGGAAGGCGCGACGACGAATGCCACCGGCAAGATACCGTCCACCCCGGAGGGCATGGCGTTGGCATATGggacgctggtggtgatggccatgCTGCCCATCTTCTTCGGTTCCGTCCGCTCGGTGAAGCACCACAAGGAACAGAAGACGGCGTTCCAGAAGACGGGCGAAAAACCGGACACGATGTCTTCACACGACGCGATGATGTTCCCGATCATGGCTTCCTGCGCGCTTTTCGGCTTGTACATGTTCTTCAAGATCTTCTCGAAGGAAAACATCAACTTCCTGTTGACCGGATATTTCTTCTTCCTGGGTGTGATGGCCCTGTCGCATCTGCTAAGTCCCGTCATCAGCTCGCTTATACCTGCCTCGATACCGAAGATCCCGTACCATCTTTCCTTCGTGCAAGGACCAGCAGAAGGGGGTGAAAAGAAGAGCAAGGAAAAGCGATTCCTGATCGATTACCGTTTTACGACGCACGACATTGTCTGCTTCATCGTGGCACTGGTGATTAGCGTTTGGTATCTGCTACAGAAGCACTGGATCGCCAACAACCTGCTCGGAATCGCTTTCGCCGTAAATGGTGTGGAATTGCTGCACCTGAACAACGTCGCCACCGGCTGCATTCTGTTGTGCGGTCTATTTGTGTACGACATCTTCTGGGTGTTCGGTACGAACGTCATGGTAACGGTGGCCCGTTCCTTCGAAGCTCCGATCAAGCTAGTCTTCCCTCAGGATCTCATTACGAATGGACTGTCGGCCTCTAACTTTGCCGTGCTCGGTCTCGGCGATATTGTTATCCCCGGTATCTTTATTGCCctgctgcttcgcttcgaCAATAGTTTGAAGCGCAAGAGCAACACGTACTTCTACGCGACGTACATCGCCTACTTCGTTGGCCTGCTGGCAACGATCTTCGTGATGCACGTGTTCAAGCACGCACAGCCTGCCCTGCTGTACCTGGTACCGGCCTGCCTCGGTACACCGCTGCTGTTAGCCTTGCTCAAGGGTGATATTAAAAAGCTATTGGC ATACGAAGATCATCCGGAAGAAAAGACGAAAGAGGGATCGAAGAAGGAtgcagagaagaaggagccgcaggcgaaaaaggaaacgaaaaagaaggaatcGAAGAAGGCTAAATAA
- the LOC125960052 gene encoding SET and MYND domain-containing protein 4, producing MELYYKDGSFQKYCHSVRQSIDANRFNEFAQLGSDEERFRFVNGLRSVVNELRLKREYNGKCMEQAITLKTLGNRAFQGESWNEALVFYNKCYLSTPKENVQEKSIILANRSAALYHLEKYDLALRDIQRALDHQYPKQMMYKLTERKARCYLAKKDHESALEWFKATVTALDDSNLPIERKQKLERDAQIMINLLPKNIEMERKAKAKQSSGKRGGLGGASMAKDQHEQQQKSSVPEHFLDKALWFDYSDAEGRFAKTSADLKPNTILLLERPHVSALLEDYSLDHCSNCFKRVSVPIACPLCSDVVFCSDECERRANASFHRYECGFLPILWGSGASITCHMALRMITQKSSEYFAKLQPELAAGLTNEQIDRLPVNDYRKVYQLVTHEATRTPEDLFHRTLMATLLVSCLTLSDYAPDQASCEYLGGLMLHNLQLLQFNAHEISEMIREKPSDIGKSTFIGGGLYPTLALFNHSCDPGVTRYYRGNQVCVRTVKNIAAGTMVAENYGPLFTQVRREERRETLLNQYRFTCYCEPCMQNWPLFSDMDPSIIRFRCEGGKICSNVLLIPSEINDFMVKCTECGEHTNIMKGLKSLQDTDMLFQTATRLHSAGEYEAALMKYVEMMAIMSEVLVPPYRDYHLCQQGLRACILEFGNRFTKMVAKN from the exons ATGGAACTGTACTACAAAGATGGAAGTTTCCAAAAGTATTGCCACTCGGTgcgccaatcgatcgacgcCAATCGGTTCAACGAGTTTGCCCAGTTGGGTAGCGACGAGGAGCGGTTCCGGTTCGTGAACGGGTTGCGTTCCGTCGTGAACGAACTGCGGCTTAAGCGCGAGTACAATGGCAAGTGCATGGAGCAGGCGATCACCCTGAAGACGTTGGGCAACAGGGCGTTCCAGGGTGAAAGCTGGAACGAGGCCCTGGTGTTCTACAACAAGTGCTATCTGTCCACGCCGAAGGAAAATG TGCAGGAGAAATCAATCATACTGGCCAACCGGAGTGCCGCCTTGTATCACCTGGAGAAGTACGATCTGGCCTTGCGCGACATTCAGCGTGCCCTTGACCATCAATATCCGAAGCAGATGATGTATAAGCTGACCGAGCGGAAGGCACGCTGCTATCTGGCGAAAAAGGATCACGAATCGGCTCTGGAATGGTTCAA GGCTACCGTGACGGCACTGGATGATTCGAATCTGCCGATCGAGCGGAAGCAGAAGCTCGAGCGTGATGCCCAGATCATGATCAACCTTTTGCCGAAAAACATCGAGATGGAGCGCAAGGCTAAGGCAAAGCAGTCCTCCGGCAAACGGGGTGGCCTTGGTGGCGCATCAATGGCCAAAGATcaacacgagcagcagcaaaaatcgTCTGTCCCGGAGCACTTCCTGGACAAGGCGCTATGGTTTGATTACAGTGATGCAGAAGGACGTTTCGCCAAAACCAGTGCCGATTTGAAACCGAacacgatattgttgctggaGCGTCCCCACGTGTCGGCCCTGCTAGAGGACTACTCGTTGGATCACTGTTCGAACTGCTTCAAGCGGGTCTCGGTACCGATCGCTTGTCCACTTTGCTCGGACGTGGTGTTCTGTTCCGACGAGTGCGAACGGCGGGCAAACGCGAGTTTCCACCGGTACGAGTGTGGCTTTCTGCCAATATTGTGGGGCTCCGGTGCCTCCATCACGTGTCACATGGCGCTGCGCATGATCACGCAAAAGTCGTCCGAATACTTTGCGAAGCTGCAACCGGAACTGGCGGCCGGTTTGACTAATGAGCAGATCGATAG ATTGCCGGTGAATGATTACCGCAAGGTGTACCAGCTGGTCACCCACGAGGCGACGCGCACGCCCGAGGATCTGTTCCATCGCACGCTGATGGCGACGCTGCTCGTCTCGTGCCTGACGCTGAGCGATTATGCACCGGACCAGGCATCGTGCGAGTATCTCGGTGGTCTGATGCTGCACAATCTGCAGCTGTTGCAGTTTAACGCGCACGAGATCTCGGAAATGATTCGCGAGAAACCGAGCGATATCGGCAAATCGACGTTCATTGGTGGAGGGCTGTATCCGACGCTGGCACTATTCAACCATTCGTGCGATCCGGGCGTTACCCGGTACTACCGGGGCAATCAGGTGTGCGTCCGGACGGTGAAGAATATTGCGGCCGGTACGATGGTGGCCGAAAACTATGGACCCCTATTTACGCAGGTGCGGCGCGAGGAACGACGCGAAACGTTGCTCAATCAGTACCGGTTCACGTGCTACTGTGAGCCGTGCATGCAAAACTGGCCGCTCTTTAGCGATATGGATCCGTCGATCATTCGGTTCCGGTGCGAGGGTGGCAAGATATGCTCGAACGTGCTGCTGATTCCGAGCGAGATCAACGATTTCATGGTCAAGTGTACGGAGTGTGGGGAGCACACGAACATCATGAAGGGTCTGAAGTCGCTACAGGATACGGATATGCTGTTCCAGACGGCCACCCGGCTACATTCGGCAGGTGAGTATGAGGCGGCTCTGATGAAGTACGTGGAAATGATGGCAATTATGAGCGAGGTTCTGGTGCCACCGTACCGGGACTACCATCTGTGCCAGCAGGGATTGCGTGCGTGTATACTCGAGTTCGGTAATCGGTTCacgaaaatggtggcaaagAACTGA